Proteins from a single region of Oncorhynchus nerka isolate Pitt River unplaced genomic scaffold, Oner_Uvic_2.0 unplaced_scaffold_3557, whole genome shotgun sequence:
- the LOC135566730 gene encoding protein rtoA-like encodes MVAQVLHKTNGHGSTGTHKTSGHGSTGTHKTSGHGSTGTHKTSGHGSTGTHKTSGHGNTGTHKTSGHGSTGTHKTSGHGSTGTHKTSGHGSTGTHKTSGHGSTGTHKTSGHGSTGTHKISGHGSTGTHKTSGHGNTGTHKTSGHGSTGTHKTSEHGNTGTHKTSGHGSTGTHKTSGHGSTGTHKTSGHGSTGTHKTKGHGSTGTHKTSGHGSTGTHKTSGHGSTGTHKTSGQGSTGTHKTSKHGNTGTHKTSRQDSTGTHKTSGQGNTGTHRTSGHGNTGTHKTSGHGNTGTQKTSGHGNTGTHKTSGHGNTGTHKTSGHGNTGTHKTSGHGNTGTQKTSGHGNTGTHKTSGHGNTGTHKTSGHGNTGTHKTSGHGNTGTHKTSGHGNTGTHKTSGHGSTGTHKSW; translated from the coding sequence ATGGTAGCACAGGTACTCCACAAGACCAATGGACATggtagcacaggtactcacaagaccagcGGACATggtagcacaggtactcacaagaccagcGGACATggtagcacaggtactcacaagaccagcGGACATggtagcacaggtactcacaagaccagcGGACATGGTaacacaggtactcacaagaccagcGGACATggtagcacaggtactcacaagaccagcGGACATggtagcacaggtactcacaagaccagcGGACATggtagcacaggtactcacaagaccagcGGACATggtagcacaggtactcacaagaccagcGGACATggtagcacaggtactcacaagatCAGCGGACATggtagcacaggtactcacaagaccagcGGACATGGTaacacaggtactcacaagaccagcGGACATggtagcacaggtactcacaagaccagcGAACATGGTaacacaggtactcacaagaccagcGGACATggtagcacaggtactcacaagaccagcGGACATggtagcacaggtactcacaagaccagcGGACATggtagcacaggtactcacaagaccaaaGGACATggtagcacaggtactcacaagacaAGCGGACATggtagcacaggtactcacaagacaAGCGGACATggtagcacaggtactcacaagaccagcGGACAAggtagcacaggtactcacaagaccagcAAACATGGCaacacaggtactcacaagaccagcAGACAAgatagcacaggtactcacaagaccagcGGACAAGGTAACACAGGTACTCACAGGACCAGCGGACATGGTaacacaggtactcacaagaccagcGGACATGGTAACACAGGTACTCAGAAGACCAGCGGACATGGTaacacaggtactcacaagaccagcGGACATGGTaacacaggtactcacaagaccagcGGACATGGTaacacaggtactcacaagaccagcGGACATGGTAACACAGGTACTCAGAAGACCAGCGGACATGGTaacacaggtactcacaagaccagcGGACATGGTaacacaggtactcacaagaccagcGGACATGGTaacacaggtactcacaagaccagcGGACATGGTaacacaggtactcacaagaccagcGGACATGGTaacacaggtactcacaagaccagcGGACATggtagcacaggtactcacaagagTTGGTAA